In Oncorhynchus clarkii lewisi isolate Uvic-CL-2024 chromosome 2, UVic_Ocla_1.0, whole genome shotgun sequence, one DNA window encodes the following:
- the LOC139372583 gene encoding protein FAM107B-like isoform X3: protein MAEPDYLEGDCEELIKPKKLLNPVKSSRNHQDLHRELMMNQKRGLAPQNKPELQKVLEKRKREQVLKAQREEQEAHTKRSDLEIELMKRQQKLEQLELDQQKDEEEQENTPEFVKMKSNLRRTKQEANGEELTT, encoded by the exons ATGGCCGAGCCGGACTATCTGGAGGGGGACTGTGAGGAGCTGATCAAACCCAAGAAACTATTGAACCCAGTCAAGAGCTCCAGAAACCACCAGGACCTCCATCGAGAGCTCATGATGAACCAAAAGAG GGGCCTAGCTCCCCAGAACAAACCAGAGCTCCAGAAGGTtctggagaagagaaagagagagcaggtccTCAAGGCCCAGAGGGAGGAGCAGGAGGCACACACCAAGAGGAGCGACCTGGAGATAGAGCTCATGAAGAGACAACAGAAACTAgaacag CTTGAGTTGGACCAGCAGAAGgatgaggaggagcaggagaacaCCCCTGAGTTTGTGAAGATGAAGAGCAACCTGAGAAGGACCAAGCAGGAGGCCAATGGGGAGGAACTTACCACTTAG
- the LOC139372583 gene encoding protein FAM107B-like isoform X2: MEDGTLSDRCVDTGLSLSLGRSVMAEPDYLEGDCEELIKPKKLLNPVKSSRNHQDLHRELMMNQKRGLAPQNKPELQKVLEKRKREQVLKAQREEQEAHTKRSDLEIELMKRQQKLEQLELDQQKDEEEQENTPEFVKMKSNLRRTKQEANGEELTT; encoded by the exons ATCGGTGTGTGGAcacaggtctgtctctgtctctgggcaGGAGTGTAATGGCCGAGCCGGACTATCTGGAGGGGGACTGTGAGGAGCTGATCAAACCCAAGAAACTATTGAACCCAGTCAAGAGCTCCAGAAACCACCAGGACCTCCATCGAGAGCTCATGATGAACCAAAAGAG GGGCCTAGCTCCCCAGAACAAACCAGAGCTCCAGAAGGTtctggagaagagaaagagagagcaggtccTCAAGGCCCAGAGGGAGGAGCAGGAGGCACACACCAAGAGGAGCGACCTGGAGATAGAGCTCATGAAGAGACAACAGAAACTAgaacag CTTGAGTTGGACCAGCAGAAGgatgaggaggagcaggagaacaCCCCTGAGTTTGTGAAGATGAAGAGCAACCTGAGAAGGACCAAGCAGGAGGCCAATGGGGAGGAACTTACCACTTAG
- the LOC139372583 gene encoding protein FAM107B-like isoform X1: MATMCRMPVFPHLLQDRCVDTGLSLSLGRSVMAEPDYLEGDCEELIKPKKLLNPVKSSRNHQDLHRELMMNQKRGLAPQNKPELQKVLEKRKREQVLKAQREEQEAHTKRSDLEIELMKRQQKLEQLELDQQKDEEEQENTPEFVKMKSNLRRTKQEANGEELTT; this comes from the exons ATGGCAACTATGTGTAGAATGCCAGTTTTTCCTCACCTCCTGCAGG ATCGGTGTGTGGAcacaggtctgtctctgtctctgggcaGGAGTGTAATGGCCGAGCCGGACTATCTGGAGGGGGACTGTGAGGAGCTGATCAAACCCAAGAAACTATTGAACCCAGTCAAGAGCTCCAGAAACCACCAGGACCTCCATCGAGAGCTCATGATGAACCAAAAGAG GGGCCTAGCTCCCCAGAACAAACCAGAGCTCCAGAAGGTtctggagaagagaaagagagagcaggtccTCAAGGCCCAGAGGGAGGAGCAGGAGGCACACACCAAGAGGAGCGACCTGGAGATAGAGCTCATGAAGAGACAACAGAAACTAgaacag CTTGAGTTGGACCAGCAGAAGgatgaggaggagcaggagaacaCCCCTGAGTTTGTGAAGATGAAGAGCAACCTGAGAAGGACCAAGCAGGAGGCCAATGGGGAGGAACTTACCACTTAG